From Selenomonas ruminantium AC2024, a single genomic window includes:
- a CDS encoding HPr family phosphocarrier protein, which translates to MTQEIVTIENKTGIHARPASIFVQTATKFKSKVQIQAKGKTVDAKSILMIMSMGLVKGTEITIVADGPDEADAVKALKDLVDSKFGEE; encoded by the coding sequence ATGACTCAGGAAATTGTAACGATTGAAAACAAGACTGGTATCCATGCCCGCCCGGCTTCCATCTTCGTACAGACGGCTACGAAGTTCAAGTCCAAGGTTCAGATCCAGGCTAAGGGCAAGACCGTTGACGCTAAATCCATCCTCATGATCATGAGCATGGGTCTCGTTAAGGGCACGGAAATCACCATCGTTGCAGACGGTCCGGACGAAGCAGATGCAGTTAAGGCTCTGAAAGACCTCGTTGATTCCAAGTTCGGCGAAGAATAA
- a CDS encoding DASS family sodium-coupled anion symporter, producing the protein MSDSKNQGLSPLIRGLMCVAIGAIIWFIPAPAGVTAQAWGLLAIFIATIAGFILQPMPIGAIALIALTLLPILGIMKTGEALAGFSNTTIWLIVSAFMFAEGFIKTGLGKRISYMLLSKFGSSTLRVAYVMSAADFVIAPFTPSNTARGGGIIFPIVRSITAAVGSDVDKKTNMRTGAFLMFSAYAAVITSACIFLTGASNNVLCNTLAQQIFGTSIGWGDWFLACIIPGLILTVATPYILYKLINPELKNTPETQELARRELAEMGPMSSKEIILSFIFVIALIMWATGSYHGIDSAFVALLGLSAMLLTGILDWSDVAHQHAAWDVLVWMGVLVNMAAFLSKFGLMKWFADVMAAQFAGMEWIMMLVVLSIIYTFAHYLLASNSAHIMALFAAFATILVAAGAPVLGVLILFGALCNSASFLTHYGCGVTPIFFGAGFMGQGEWWKIGFIITVLHVVVWMGVGLPVMKVIGML; encoded by the coding sequence ATGTCTGACTCGAAAAATCAGGGATTAAGCCCGCTGATTCGCGGCCTGATGTGCGTGGCCATCGGCGCAATTATCTGGTTCATTCCCGCACCGGCCGGGGTTACTGCTCAGGCTTGGGGCCTCTTGGCCATCTTTATCGCAACTATCGCAGGTTTCATTCTCCAGCCCATGCCCATCGGTGCTATCGCACTGATTGCGCTGACGCTGCTGCCAATCCTTGGCATTATGAAAACTGGCGAAGCGCTGGCAGGTTTTTCCAACACCACGATTTGGTTAATCGTGTCCGCCTTCATGTTTGCGGAAGGTTTCATTAAAACCGGTCTTGGCAAACGCATTTCCTACATGCTGCTCTCCAAGTTCGGCAGCAGCACGCTGCGGGTTGCTTATGTCATGAGTGCCGCTGACTTCGTTATCGCACCGTTCACGCCGTCCAACACGGCTCGCGGCGGCGGCATCATCTTCCCGATTGTCCGCAGTATCACGGCTGCCGTTGGCTCGGACGTGGACAAGAAAACCAATATGCGCACGGGTGCATTCCTGATGTTCAGCGCCTATGCGGCAGTTATCACTTCCGCTTGTATCTTCCTGACGGGTGCTTCCAACAACGTGCTCTGCAACACCTTGGCACAGCAGATTTTCGGCACCTCGATTGGCTGGGGAGACTGGTTCCTGGCCTGCATCATTCCCGGTCTTATCCTGACCGTGGCTACACCGTATATTCTCTATAAACTCATTAACCCGGAACTCAAGAACACTCCGGAAACGCAGGAACTGGCCCGCCGTGAGCTGGCTGAGATGGGCCCCATGAGCTCCAAGGAAATCATCCTGAGCTTCATCTTCGTGATTGCTTTGATTATGTGGGCAACGGGTTCCTATCATGGCATTGACTCCGCGTTCGTCGCATTGCTGGGCCTTTCCGCCATGCTTCTGACGGGGATTCTCGACTGGTCGGATGTGGCACATCAGCATGCTGCCTGGGACGTACTCGTATGGATGGGCGTGTTGGTTAACATGGCCGCCTTCCTCTCCAAGTTCGGTCTGATGAAATGGTTCGCCGATGTGATGGCTGCTCAGTTCGCAGGCATGGAATGGATTATGATGCTGGTAGTTCTCAGCATTATCTACACCTTCGCTCATTATCTGCTGGCCAGCAACTCGGCACATATCATGGCCCTCTTCGCTGCTTTCGCGACGATTCTCGTGGCTGCTGGTGCTCCGGTACTCGGCGTGCTGATTCTCTTCGGCGCACTCTGCAACAGTGCATCTTTCCTCACCCATTATGGCTGCGGCGTTACCCCGATTTTCTTCGGTGCCGGCTTTATGGGACAGGGCGAATGGTGGAAGATTGGTTTCATCATTACGGTACTGCATGTAGTGGTTTGGATGGGCGTAGGCCTGCCGGTGATGAAAGTAATCGGTATGTTGTAA
- a CDS encoding response regulator, whose translation MNIMLIDDDDAVRMMLQDIIEDYNLGDVTDSLNNATELTNELLSRRQTDILIIDMLMPGIDGIQAVNRIKKDFPGKIVMLSQVESKDLVGKAYENGIDYYIMKPLNRNEIVSVLKNVSEHLRLESFAHNLQNSLLSLNPQAAPAPAPKENLRTRAENQLKELGILSAPGAQDLLNIVAYIEKCGGEISALKGLFTAVAEQNGASDPAREAKAMEQRLRRTIFQGHINVASMGVLDYTNPKFEDYAPLYFDYNDIRNTMRLLENEEKPSPSQVHINMKKFIYALYDTVQRDK comes from the coding sequence ATGAATATAATGCTGATTGACGATGATGATGCCGTACGCATGATGCTGCAGGACATCATCGAAGACTATAATCTAGGTGATGTAACCGACTCCCTAAACAATGCTACGGAATTAACCAACGAACTTCTTTCCCGCCGCCAGACAGACATTCTCATCATCGATATGCTGATGCCCGGCATTGACGGCATTCAGGCGGTGAACCGCATCAAAAAAGACTTCCCCGGCAAAATCGTCATGCTTTCGCAGGTGGAAAGCAAAGATTTAGTCGGCAAAGCCTATGAAAATGGAATTGACTACTATATAATGAAGCCCCTGAACCGCAACGAAATTGTCAGTGTGCTGAAAAACGTCAGCGAACATCTGCGGCTGGAGTCCTTTGCCCACAATCTGCAAAACTCCCTGCTGAGCCTCAATCCACAGGCCGCACCTGCCCCAGCCCCCAAAGAAAACCTGCGCACTCGGGCAGAAAACCAATTAAAAGAACTGGGCATCTTAAGTGCGCCAGGAGCGCAGGACCTGCTGAACATCGTCGCCTATATCGAAAAATGCGGCGGAGAAATCTCTGCCCTCAAGGGCCTCTTTACAGCCGTAGCGGAGCAAAACGGCGCCAGTGACCCCGCCCGGGAAGCAAAAGCCATGGAACAGCGGCTGCGCCGTACCATTTTCCAGGGCCATATCAACGTGGCCAGTATGGGCGTACTGGACTACACCAATCCCAAATTCGAGGACTACGCGCCCCTGTACTTTGACTACAACGACATCCGCAATACCATGCGCCTGTTGGAAAACGAGGAAAAACCCAGCCCTTCTCAAGTTCATATCAACATGAAAAAATTCATTTATGCACTTTATGACACCGTACAAAGGGATAAATAA
- a CDS encoding aspartate ammonia-lyase translates to MRKEHDFLGELEIPDDVYYGVQTTRAISNFKITGQKIDPDFVQAYAKVKKATVMANMSTGRMPKEVGEPLIQAADEIIAGKFLDQFPVDPIQGGAGTSVNMNVNEVLCNRALEIIGKPKGSYDIISPNNHANMAQSTNDTFPTSIKVCLSHKGKKLTASLGRLADELDKKGEEFKDILKMGRTHLQDAVPITLGQEMHSYASAVRRGIDRINHAIDSIHVVNMGGTAVGTGLNAEPAYITKVAETLSEVTGEKYVTADNIIDATNNTDGFSDVSSAMKTTALVLIKMANDFRLMASGPRCGLNELKLPMRQPGSSIMPGKVNPVIAEVLDQACYQVVANDLAVSLGVENGQFELNVMEPVISFNMFNSMTYMTNAVDTFVEKLLLDLQPNKEQCQEWLDKSVGVVTAMLPHIGYENSAMIAKEAYNTGKPVRQVILEKGLISKEKMEKILSPKEMTTPGIAG, encoded by the coding sequence ATGAGAAAAGAGCATGATTTCCTTGGCGAACTGGAAATTCCTGATGACGTGTACTATGGTGTACAGACTACCCGTGCAATCTCGAACTTCAAGATTACGGGACAGAAGATTGACCCGGATTTCGTTCAGGCTTATGCCAAGGTCAAAAAGGCTACGGTAATGGCAAATATGTCTACAGGCCGTATGCCGAAGGAAGTCGGTGAGCCTTTGATTCAGGCTGCCGATGAAATCATTGCTGGCAAATTCTTGGATCAGTTCCCCGTTGACCCCATTCAGGGCGGCGCTGGTACTTCCGTGAACATGAACGTCAACGAAGTTCTCTGCAACCGGGCACTCGAAATCATTGGCAAACCGAAAGGCAGCTATGATATCATCAGCCCCAACAACCATGCCAACATGGCACAGTCCACGAACGATACCTTCCCGACCAGTATCAAAGTTTGCCTGTCCCACAAGGGCAAGAAGCTGACGGCTTCCCTTGGCAGACTGGCTGATGAACTGGACAAGAAGGGCGAAGAATTCAAGGATATCCTCAAGATGGGCCGTACTCATCTGCAGGATGCTGTGCCCATTACGCTGGGCCAGGAAATGCATTCCTATGCATCCGCAGTTCGCCGTGGCATTGACCGCATCAACCACGCTATCGACAGCATCCATGTGGTAAACATGGGCGGTACGGCAGTAGGCACGGGCCTCAATGCAGAACCGGCTTACATCACGAAAGTTGCTGAGACCCTGTCGGAAGTAACTGGTGAAAAATATGTGACCGCTGACAACATCATCGATGCCACTAACAACACGGACGGTTTCTCCGATGTTTCCAGCGCCATGAAGACTACGGCTCTAGTGCTCATCAAGATGGCTAACGACTTCCGTCTGATGGCATCCGGTCCGCGCTGTGGCCTCAATGAACTCAAGCTGCCGATGCGTCAGCCGGGTTCCTCCATTATGCCGGGCAAAGTAAATCCGGTTATCGCTGAAGTTCTCGACCAGGCCTGCTATCAGGTAGTAGCGAATGACCTTGCTGTTTCTTTGGGCGTAGAAAATGGTCAGTTCGAACTGAACGTTATGGAGCCGGTTATCAGCTTCAATATGTTCAATTCCATGACGTACATGACCAATGCAGTGGATACCTTCGTGGAAAAACTGCTGCTTGACCTGCAGCCGAACAAGGAACAGTGCCAGGAATGGCTCGACAAGAGCGTAGGTGTTGTAACGGCTATGCTTCCCCACATCGGTTATGAAAATTCCGCGATGATTGCCAAAGAAGCCTACAACACGGGCAAACCCGTTCGTCAGGTCATCCTCGAAAAGGGCCTCATTTCCAAGGAGAAGATGGAAAAGATTCTCTCCCCGAAGGAAATGACCACTCCGGGCATTGCCGGCTGA
- a CDS encoding organic solvent tolerance protein OstA, which produces MNRHKLAGLLAVAVMLPLPSGVALAAYHSDSDTGVSVLDYIEDRHRSERENRLSDEQKKLLADAKALEKNLRYPLDKTKAMPVAFEGDDLTYDERDGSFVAKGHVDIVQMDAHRFQGEEVNGNTKTQDVYVPDKAHMLQMTPGQSRITLDGYKAHYNYGKSTGEMDNIKGKVGNKYVTGKRIEFYLDRIVIYEGTQTKCGAKKPDYQLKAKKITIYPNDKTVMENVKFCIRGTTIYSRKHYERKANESDSSNFPKVGYSNSDGVYVRWDFKHPIADNVTANTNLHVTSKDGWRSNYDVTWANRGMSTKVTYGHFEDGDNNWLKKQPSLIWSYGHKIGHTPFNYGLSAEYGRWYNRGIHSTHTQYGISFSRDPIVFNRYALYLNTGYTVTHESYDKSRVNGWSWSALLTKDFDERWAAYAGYYYNSYNKTTSLFAYNAADSARRIDCGFSYRLDSKNRFVVGTRYDLVAQEWKKVDYYWYHDFHCAQLILRYRSKEQQWNVRWEFTPW; this is translated from the coding sequence ATGAATAGACATAAGCTTGCAGGATTGTTGGCAGTAGCGGTAATGCTTCCTTTGCCAAGTGGAGTTGCTTTGGCGGCATACCACTCTGATTCGGATACAGGGGTTTCTGTACTGGACTATATCGAAGACCGTCACCGGTCTGAACGGGAAAACCGCCTTAGCGATGAGCAGAAGAAATTATTGGCAGATGCCAAGGCACTGGAGAAGAATCTGCGTTATCCCTTGGACAAGACAAAGGCCATGCCTGTCGCCTTCGAAGGGGATGATTTGACCTATGATGAACGGGATGGCAGTTTCGTAGCTAAGGGACACGTAGATATTGTGCAAATGGATGCTCATCGGTTCCAGGGGGAAGAAGTTAACGGTAATACAAAGACTCAGGATGTGTATGTGCCGGATAAGGCTCATATGTTGCAGATGACGCCGGGACAAAGCCGTATAACTTTAGATGGCTATAAGGCACATTATAATTACGGCAAAAGCACAGGTGAAATGGATAATATCAAAGGTAAGGTTGGTAATAAGTATGTTACTGGCAAACGCATTGAGTTTTATCTAGATCGCATCGTGATTTACGAGGGAACACAAACAAAATGCGGTGCTAAAAAGCCAGATTATCAGTTGAAAGCCAAAAAGATAACCATATACCCAAATGATAAAACTGTTATGGAAAATGTGAAGTTCTGTATTCGAGGAACAACAATATATTCACGAAAGCATTATGAGCGAAAGGCAAATGAATCAGATAGTAGCAATTTCCCTAAGGTAGGGTATTCGAATAGTGATGGCGTTTATGTGCGGTGGGATTTTAAGCATCCAATTGCGGATAATGTAACAGCAAATACGAATCTTCATGTCACGAGTAAAGACGGCTGGCGAAGCAATTATGATGTTACCTGGGCAAATCGTGGGATGAGTACTAAGGTGACTTATGGGCATTTTGAAGATGGTGATAATAATTGGCTTAAGAAGCAACCGTCACTTATATGGAGCTATGGTCATAAAATAGGTCATACGCCTTTTAATTATGGCTTGAGTGCAGAATATGGGCGTTGGTACAATAGAGGAATACATAGTACGCATACTCAATATGGCATAAGCTTTAGTCGTGATCCGATCGTATTTAATCGGTATGCATTGTACCTCAATACGGGGTATACTGTTACGCATGAATCCTATGACAAATCCCGGGTAAACGGCTGGTCTTGGTCGGCTTTGTTGACTAAGGATTTTGATGAACGTTGGGCAGCTTATGCTGGTTACTATTACAACAGTTATAATAAGACGACTTCTTTGTTCGCTTATAATGCTGCGGATTCAGCAAGAAGAATTGATTGTGGTTTTAGTTATCGTTTGGATAGCAAGAATCGTTTTGTAGTAGGAACAAGATATGATTTGGTGGCGCAGGAATGGAAGAAAGTGGACTATTATTGGTATCATGATTTCCACTGTGCACAGCTAATTCTTCGCTATCGCTCCAAGGAACAGCAGTGGAATGTTCGTTGGGAGTTCACCCCGTGGTAA
- a CDS encoding sensor histidine kinase, with product MNDGKPTRQDWLVLLFMIILVPLAGEPKMHPFSGDFANFRVSFGSPVFLLFLIWLSTFPRLFTGAVAGAAVMLFRTGLDVFYGDDILLAFIEHIPNFFYYFVYALFFALPQLSRKSIYEQALGIAFWAIIAEVFASVGELAAMNAIAYQQSETFTIGMLVRLILIAILRCFFILSFFFLFQLYNTEMRLTRKTKEKDRLTMLIAGLYEEVFELKCSLQSGEAVTHDCYNVYVQLKDSAQTPEDEALANEVLRIAGQCHDIKKNQQRIYAGLQELTQNRRVDDYMSPDKIARLMIHTQKKYARSLGKEIHFASHVPAGLPPLHAFMLLSILNNLVANAVEAIPCRGTITLTIVGGTGDGRLKITLENTGSFISPRRLEQVFTPGYTTKFDSTGKASSGVGLTYVKHQTETLGGTIELTSDGKDKVICHLDLPCQKLHKPAPRTNENSPNTINKGEPL from the coding sequence ATGAATGATGGCAAGCCTACCCGACAGGACTGGCTAGTGCTGCTCTTTATGATTATATTGGTTCCCCTGGCAGGCGAACCGAAGATGCACCCCTTCAGCGGGGACTTCGCCAACTTCCGCGTCAGCTTTGGCTCGCCTGTGTTTTTGCTGTTTCTCATCTGGCTCAGTACCTTTCCCCGCCTCTTTACAGGCGCCGTGGCCGGTGCTGCGGTTATGCTGTTCCGCACAGGGCTCGATGTGTTCTACGGCGACGACATACTGCTGGCCTTCATTGAGCACATTCCCAATTTCTTCTACTATTTTGTCTACGCCCTGTTCTTCGCTCTGCCCCAGCTCAGCCGCAAATCCATCTACGAGCAGGCTTTGGGCATTGCCTTTTGGGCGATTATCGCGGAGGTTTTTGCCAGCGTCGGCGAACTGGCGGCCATGAATGCCATCGCCTACCAGCAGTCGGAAACCTTTACCATTGGGATGCTTGTGCGACTGATACTGATTGCCATTCTGCGGTGTTTCTTCATCCTCTCGTTCTTCTTCCTGTTTCAGCTCTACAACACAGAAATGCGGCTGACCCGCAAGACCAAGGAAAAAGACCGACTCACCATGCTGATTGCCGGGCTATACGAAGAAGTATTCGAGCTGAAATGCTCTCTGCAAAGTGGCGAAGCTGTTACCCACGACTGTTACAACGTCTACGTCCAGCTAAAAGACAGCGCCCAAACACCAGAAGATGAAGCACTGGCCAATGAAGTACTACGCATTGCCGGCCAATGTCACGATATCAAGAAAAATCAGCAGCGCATTTACGCAGGACTGCAGGAGCTGACCCAAAACCGCCGGGTCGATGACTATATGTCTCCGGATAAAATCGCCCGGCTCATGATTCATACACAAAAAAAATACGCCCGCTCGCTGGGCAAGGAAATACATTTTGCCAGCCATGTACCTGCCGGACTGCCACCTCTGCACGCCTTTATGCTGCTGTCCATTCTCAACAATCTTGTAGCCAATGCCGTAGAGGCTATCCCCTGCCGGGGTACCATCACCTTGACCATTGTCGGCGGCACTGGCGATGGACGGCTCAAAATCACCTTGGAAAACACCGGCAGCTTTATCTCACCACGGCGTTTGGAGCAGGTCTTCACGCCTGGCTACACGACAAAATTCGACAGCACCGGCAAGGCGTCCAGCGGCGTGGGGCTGACCTATGTAAAACATCAGACAGAAACCTTAGGCGGCACCATCGAATTGACTTCAGATGGCAAAGATAAAGTTATCTGCCACTTAGATTTGCCCTGTCAAAAACTCCATAAACCTGCCCCCCGCACCAACGAAAACTCCCCCAACACGATAAATAAAGGAGAGCCCTTATGA
- the ptsP gene encoding phosphoenolpyruvate--protein phosphotransferase yields MAEAIRGKGVISGIAIGKIMLAGQNLDGYLVNYQPESKEVESKKAQDALTAVAETLRENIDRLQKQNMVEQAAIMEAHRMMVQDPMMAQKIEEKLEEDANAPQAVLKAAEEQAQMFEMMEDEYFAARAVDLRDVGKRVAKYILGVKEPELGDEKVILCGREIEPSVIAGMPTDKIAGVILGSGSTTAHAVIIAKARAIPTIVGLNKEDRIDKIADGDHVIMDGEEGKILVNPSEEELAGYNEKIKKQQELAAHYAQLKDLPAVTTDGVKVDLMANIGTHMDVDNALKYGAKGVGLFRSEFVFMGRQDIPNEEDQFKAYKEAVEKCQGNLCVIRTMDIGGDKPLPYLNIPEEENPFLGYRAVRISLQRKDLFLPQLKAILRAGVYGKVGIMVPMIINVAEFKKVKEFIEEAKLELAHEGKAYAEDVQVGIMVETPAAAVMTPVLAKYVDFFSIGTNDLVQYTLACDRGNANIAELYNHFNPAVLQLIQRTITSARENGIWAGMCGEMASDPNAAVILMAMGISELSMSAPSIPRVKEKIRNISSTKAKEILADVMKMEDGDEIKAYLSKVL; encoded by the coding sequence ATGGCAGAAGCAATCAGAGGTAAAGGCGTTATTTCCGGTATCGCCATCGGTAAAATCATGCTGGCAGGTCAGAACCTGGACGGCTATCTGGTAAACTACCAGCCGGAATCCAAAGAAGTGGAGAGCAAGAAGGCTCAGGACGCTTTGACCGCCGTAGCAGAAACCCTGCGTGAAAACATCGACCGCCTGCAGAAGCAGAACATGGTTGAGCAGGCTGCAATCATGGAAGCGCATCGCATGATGGTGCAGGACCCCATGATGGCCCAGAAAATCGAAGAAAAGCTCGAAGAAGATGCCAATGCTCCGCAGGCTGTCCTCAAAGCTGCTGAAGAACAGGCACAGATGTTCGAGATGATGGAAGATGAATACTTCGCAGCCCGCGCAGTTGACCTCCGTGACGTAGGTAAGCGCGTAGCGAAGTACATCCTGGGCGTTAAAGAACCGGAACTGGGCGACGAAAAAGTTATCCTCTGCGGCCGTGAAATCGAGCCTTCCGTTATCGCTGGCATGCCGACCGACAAGATTGCTGGTGTTATCCTGGGCTCCGGCTCCACGACGGCTCATGCAGTTATCATTGCCAAAGCCCGTGCTATTCCGACCATTGTTGGTCTGAACAAAGAAGACCGCATCGACAAGATTGCTGACGGCGACCATGTTATCATGGATGGCGAAGAAGGCAAGATTCTCGTGAACCCCAGCGAAGAAGAACTGGCTGGTTACAACGAAAAAATCAAGAAGCAGCAGGAACTGGCTGCTCATTACGCTCAGCTCAAAGACCTGCCCGCTGTTACGACGGACGGCGTGAAGGTTGACCTCATGGCCAACATCGGCACGCATATGGACGTTGATAACGCCCTCAAGTATGGTGCCAAGGGCGTAGGCCTGTTCCGTTCTGAGTTCGTATTCATGGGTCGTCAGGATATCCCCAATGAAGAAGACCAGTTCAAGGCTTACAAAGAAGCTGTTGAAAAGTGCCAGGGCAACCTCTGCGTTATCCGTACCATGGATATCGGCGGTGACAAACCTCTGCCGTACCTCAACATTCCGGAAGAAGAAAACCCGTTCCTGGGCTACCGTGCAGTTCGCATCAGCTTGCAGCGCAAGGACCTCTTCCTGCCGCAGCTGAAAGCTATCCTGCGTGCCGGTGTATACGGCAAAGTTGGTATCATGGTTCCGATGATCATCAACGTAGCAGAATTCAAGAAGGTTAAGGAATTCATCGAAGAAGCTAAGCTGGAACTGGCTCATGAGGGCAAGGCTTATGCGGAAGATGTACAGGTTGGTATCATGGTTGAGACCCCGGCTGCTGCTGTAATGACGCCGGTACTTGCCAAGTATGTAGACTTCTTCTCCATCGGCACCAACGACCTCGTTCAGTACACGCTGGCTTGCGACCGCGGCAACGCCAACATCGCTGAACTCTACAATCACTTCAACCCGGCTGTACTGCAGCTCATTCAGCGCACCATCACCAGCGCTCGTGAAAACGGCATCTGGGCCGGCATGTGCGGTGAAATGGCCAGCGACCCGAACGCTGCTGTAATCCTCATGGCTATGGGCATCAGCGAACTCTCCATGAGCGCTCCGTCCATTCCGCGTGTTAAGGAAAAAATCCGCAACATCAGCTCCACGAAGGCTAAGGAAATCCTCGCTGACGTGATGAAGATGGAAGACGGCGACGAAATCAAAGCATACCTGAGCAAGGTACTGTAA
- a CDS encoding GGDEF domain-containing protein has translation MKALLSFIISICLLLAMPASQLEAEDLNIRLGYIQPDNSLVNPHVLRQYYTSYLDELSKHTDWDYHLVNINASTAFERLFAGDIDLLLSVEYPSSLGLKGGIIYSTINFGYDVEGLYSRIGETRFDPHDLNTLAGARVGIIAARPINQQFELFQQNNSLNFAVKAFANQQEMLAALQAGSVDLVVDTATNTMPEEQFLLAYSRIPVRAAATTANRNKLVNLENAINRLNMENPHFEPQLSHTLAEKLDFQLVHYTPQESQYIKMSLPLRVAIYGGVYPYVIYDEAQKKAQGIYPDLISQLAKNSGLEFTYVHVPTYDDAVNLLKSGQADLMLDIYAGPEDHQPFYYTNPLTTLPYTFIGSTSQTPSSADNIKLIVPRPEPSLMKYLQQKFPSWDITASPAPAAEALNALDQKPGTLALIRNSMLEIDRPLMLHPDLVIIPDASINVPISIIIAPNQPRILQGILNKAITQTDPEKRLHIIQKHIIKARPGFSLQHILTFYPLQTGLVCGLILLLLAIMIFLNHHSRAMSKAKKLLQENNTKLKATILELQETTQSREFYKEKAEIDALTGVLNKAAIETIGQEMLSAPFQQGHCHALFIIDLDHFKEANDTLGHQKGDEILHHFALNLVHIVRAHDAVGRFAGDEFILLLQDFPQEAIASVARRVMEAAHSLEPASDKFPGLSASIGIALYPVHGNDYQELLHHADQALYYVKEHGRNNWSLPHQ, from the coding sequence ATGAAAGCACTGCTGTCATTTATTATCAGCATTTGCCTCCTGCTGGCTATGCCCGCCAGCCAGCTAGAAGCAGAAGACCTGAACATCCGGCTTGGCTATATACAGCCGGACAACAGCCTGGTCAATCCCCATGTCCTGCGGCAATACTATACCAGCTATCTGGACGAGCTCTCCAAGCACACGGACTGGGATTACCATTTGGTCAACATCAATGCCAGCACAGCCTTTGAACGGTTGTTTGCCGGGGATATTGACCTGCTGCTCTCCGTGGAATACCCCAGTTCCCTGGGCCTAAAGGGCGGCATTATCTACAGCACCATCAACTTTGGCTATGATGTAGAGGGCCTGTACTCCCGTATTGGGGAAACGCGCTTTGACCCCCATGATTTGAATACGCTGGCCGGGGCCCGGGTGGGCATTATCGCCGCCCGCCCCATCAACCAGCAGTTTGAACTGTTCCAACAGAACAACAGCCTGAATTTCGCCGTAAAAGCCTTCGCCAACCAGCAGGAGATGCTGGCCGCTTTACAGGCAGGAAGCGTTGACCTCGTAGTGGACACCGCCACCAATACCATGCCCGAGGAACAGTTTCTTTTGGCCTACAGCCGGATTCCCGTGCGGGCCGCCGCCACAACCGCCAATCGGAACAAACTGGTCAATCTGGAAAACGCCATCAACCGGCTCAATATGGAAAATCCTCATTTCGAGCCCCAGCTTTCCCATACGCTGGCGGAAAAGCTCGACTTCCAGCTGGTGCATTACACGCCCCAGGAAAGTCAGTATATCAAGATGTCACTTCCATTGCGGGTAGCCATTTACGGTGGGGTTTATCCCTATGTTATCTACGATGAGGCCCAGAAAAAAGCCCAGGGCATTTATCCCGACCTTATCAGCCAGCTGGCGAAAAATTCCGGTCTGGAATTCACCTATGTCCATGTACCCACCTATGACGATGCCGTAAACCTGCTGAAATCCGGACAGGCAGATTTGATGCTGGACATCTATGCGGGGCCTGAAGACCATCAGCCCTTCTACTACACCAATCCACTGACAACCTTGCCCTATACCTTCATCGGCTCCACAAGTCAGACGCCATCTTCTGCTGACAACATAAAACTGATTGTCCCCCGCCCCGAACCATCGCTGATGAAGTACTTGCAGCAAAAATTCCCCTCCTGGGACATCACAGCCAGCCCTGCACCAGCTGCCGAGGCGCTCAACGCCCTTGACCAGAAGCCCGGAACTCTGGCGCTCATCCGCAACTCCATGCTGGAAATCGACCGTCCCCTGATGCTCCATCCCGATCTGGTCATTATCCCCGATGCCTCCATCAACGTGCCTATAAGCATCATCATCGCCCCCAACCAGCCCCGTATTCTGCAGGGCATTCTCAACAAAGCCATCACCCAGACTGACCCGGAAAAACGCCTCCATATCATCCAGAAGCACATCATCAAGGCACGTCCTGGCTTTTCCCTGCAGCATATCCTCACCTTTTACCCCCTGCAGACCGGACTTGTCTGCGGACTGATTCTGCTGCTGCTGGCAATCATGATCTTCCTCAACCACCATAGCCGGGCCATGTCCAAAGCCAAAAAACTTCTGCAGGAAAATAACACGAAACTCAAGGCCACCATCCTTGAATTGCAGGAAACCACCCAGAGCAGGGAGTTCTACAAGGAAAAAGCAGAAATCGACGCACTTACCGGCGTTTTGAACAAAGCGGCCATTGAGACCATCGGTCAGGAAATGCTGAGCGCTCCGTTTCAGCAGGGCCACTGCCATGCCCTCTTCATCATTGACCTGGACCACTTCAAGGAAGCCAACGATACCCTGGGACATCAAAAAGGCGATGAAATTCTGCACCATTTTGCCCTGAACCTCGTCCATATCGTACGGGCACATGATGCCGTCGGCCGCTTCGCCGGAGATGAGTTCATCCTCCTGCTGCAGGATTTCCCGCAGGAAGCCATCGCCTCTGTAGCCCGGCGCGTGATGGAGGCGGCGCACAGCCTCGAACCAGCCAGCGACAAATTCCCCGGCCTATCGGCCAGCATTGGCATCGCCCTGTATCCCGTTCACGGCAATGACTATCAGGAACTTCTGCACCATGCCGACCAGGCTCTATACTATGTAAAGGAACACGGCCGGAACAACTGGTCCCTGCCTCATCAATAA